One window of Leifsonia sp. AK011 genomic DNA carries:
- a CDS encoding MFS transporter, with amino-acid sequence MFRSLRVANYRLWFAGALVSNTGAWMQRTAQDWIVLTELTDNDAAALGITMALQFGPLLLLMPVAGLIADRFDRKRVLAWTQGAQLALALGLGILVVTGVATLPIVYAFALGLGIATAIDAPVRQSFVSELVGDADLPNAVALNSMSFQGARLVGPALAGVLVALIGAGPVFLINAASFAGVLASLFFIRRSRLIAAPKLERGRGQIREGLAYVRSRPDLVVVLTIVFIIGTFGFNFPILVSTMSTVEFGGGSEQFGILSSVIAIGSLVGSLLAARRDRARLGLVIVGAAAFGVTCAIGAFSPNLWFFGALLLLVGAAGLTTMNTANAYVQTTTDPAVRGRVMALYLALFAGGTPLGAPIVGWAANELGPRFAVGIAAASGLVAALVGVAWLVVGRGMRVARQPGTRFGLALSFAPTRAEERELATQEIAIVETTERRTS; translated from the coding sequence ATGTTCCGCAGCCTCCGGGTTGCGAACTATCGCCTGTGGTTCGCGGGAGCCCTCGTGTCGAACACGGGCGCCTGGATGCAGCGGACCGCCCAGGACTGGATCGTGCTCACCGAGCTCACCGACAACGATGCTGCCGCTCTCGGCATCACGATGGCACTCCAGTTCGGTCCGCTCCTGCTGCTCATGCCGGTCGCTGGACTCATCGCCGACCGGTTCGATCGCAAGCGGGTGCTCGCCTGGACGCAGGGGGCGCAGCTCGCCCTCGCCCTGGGGCTTGGCATCCTCGTGGTCACGGGTGTCGCGACGCTGCCGATCGTCTACGCGTTCGCGCTCGGACTCGGCATCGCGACGGCCATCGACGCGCCCGTGCGACAGTCGTTCGTGTCCGAGCTCGTGGGGGATGCTGACCTGCCGAACGCCGTCGCGCTCAACTCGATGTCGTTCCAGGGTGCGCGGCTCGTGGGGCCAGCACTCGCCGGTGTACTTGTCGCGCTCATCGGGGCCGGACCCGTCTTCCTCATCAACGCTGCGTCGTTCGCGGGCGTGCTCGCCTCGCTGTTCTTCATCCGGCGGTCACGCCTCATCGCCGCGCCCAAGCTCGAGCGCGGTCGCGGGCAGATCCGCGAGGGACTCGCCTACGTGCGCTCGCGCCCCGACCTCGTGGTTGTGCTCACGATCGTGTTCATCATCGGAACATTCGGCTTCAACTTCCCCATCCTCGTGTCGACGATGTCCACCGTCGAGTTCGGTGGCGGGTCTGAGCAGTTCGGCATCCTGTCGTCGGTGATCGCGATCGGCTCGCTCGTCGGCTCGCTCCTCGCCGCACGCCGTGACCGCGCACGCCTCGGCCTCGTGATCGTCGGCGCGGCGGCCTTTGGCGTCACGTGCGCGATCGGGGCGTTCTCACCGAACCTGTGGTTCTTCGGGGCGCTGCTCCTGCTCGTCGGAGCCGCCGGCCTCACCACCATGAACACCGCGAACGCCTACGTGCAGACCACGACCGACCCGGCTGTGCGCGGTCGCGTCATGGCGCTCTACCTCGCACTCTTCGCCGGGGGCACCCCGCTGGGGGCGCCGATCGTCGGATGGGCGGCGAATGAGCTGGGCCCGCGCTTCGCAGTGGGTATTGCCGCGGCATCCGGGCTCGTCGCAGCTCTTGTCGGTGTCGCGTGGCTCGTCGTCGGACGAGGGATGCGCGTTGCCAGGCAACCCGGAACGCGCTTCGGCCTCGCCCTCAGCTTCGCCCCGACGCGCGCCGAGGAGCGCGAACTCGCCACCCAGGAGATCGCGATCGTCGAGACGACGGAGCGCCGTACCAGCTAG
- a CDS encoding MarR family winged helix-turn-helix transcriptional regulator has product MTDSPDTADDLRIAVMRLARRMRIERVDGDVTDGQLSVLFVLAKHGPQTAGALSEHDRVSAPSMTRTVSALVDAGLVSRTAAPDDGRKVLVDLTETGRRIVTETRERRIAWFTRQLESLSADEQRTLLAATPIIRALADS; this is encoded by the coding sequence ATGACCGACTCTCCTGACACTGCCGACGACCTGCGCATCGCCGTGATGCGCCTCGCCCGGCGCATGCGCATCGAGCGCGTCGACGGGGATGTCACGGACGGCCAGCTCTCCGTACTCTTCGTGCTCGCCAAGCACGGGCCGCAGACCGCCGGTGCCCTCAGCGAGCACGACCGCGTGAGCGCACCGTCAATGACGCGCACCGTGAGCGCGCTCGTCGATGCCGGCCTCGTGTCGCGCACCGCGGCACCCGACGACGGGCGCAAGGTGCTCGTCGACCTCACCGAGACGGGACGACGGATCGTCACCGAGACGCGGGAGCGTCGCATCGCCTGGTTCACCCGACAGCTCGAGAGCCTCAGTGCCGATGAGCAGCGCACACTGTTGGCGGCAACACCGATCATCCGCGCGCTCGCCGACTCGTGA
- a CDS encoding cell wall-binding repeat-containing protein: MPDNTPTRPRTTSRWIAGIASVALALGGVAFTTDAATAASLQPIPNGVYLASPWVVPGGSVSVFFVGQTAECGTGYGDGYSYSWAFQGPSGTTPLATAGFGEGLWIGRSAAFRDAATWNPLPIGSSGPVSGKLLLTCTPSSGPAQTVSMDLVVRSTPPATIYHSPTAWTWYTPAGLVAGAPVTVNALGFKPGESVAVNLVNATKYFANGNFAGATATPVTVTADGEGAVTAVVTLPSGWSPSDELDALVAGGSSKYLLISGEGQPSNGDPSIALASTDTAFPGGAVTLAAGGFEAGETVAIGLHSASAQAYNLGTLTADGSGKISGSVYLPIALATGEYRVWAGARSEGYLLVNAPLTIGAKPSTDRIAGANRYETGVQIAQRVEPFTSGGRVYLASGIAFPDALGAGPLAAHFDGAVLLTNPTSLSPAVKAELERLKPAEVVVIGGDTAVSPAVFDIVKGLGFPHSTERIAGANRYETNRLIIDDVFPTATTAYIATGANFPDALAAGPAAIAEDGVVVLVNGANATLDAATVALLDGLDLTDIRVVGGPTTVSPGIESQLNGLYPGHVVRLAGADRYSTAALIVGAAWPDGAPEAILTSGVNFPDALGAGALGIPMLTSKPTCVPASVLAELGELQVSDVTLIGDPNALSTGVASFARC; encoded by the coding sequence TTGCCCGACAACACTCCGACTCGCCCACGCACCACATCCCGTTGGATCGCGGGCATCGCCTCCGTAGCACTCGCCCTCGGTGGCGTCGCATTCACGACGGACGCCGCGACGGCCGCTTCGCTCCAGCCCATCCCGAACGGGGTGTATCTGGCGAGCCCGTGGGTGGTGCCCGGAGGCTCGGTCTCGGTCTTCTTTGTGGGGCAGACCGCGGAATGTGGCACGGGATACGGCGACGGATACAGCTACTCGTGGGCGTTCCAGGGTCCGAGCGGCACCACCCCTCTCGCAACGGCAGGCTTCGGCGAAGGTCTCTGGATCGGGCGTTCGGCTGCCTTCCGGGACGCGGCAACATGGAATCCCCTCCCGATCGGATCGTCCGGTCCCGTGAGCGGCAAGCTGCTTCTCACCTGCACGCCATCGTCCGGGCCGGCTCAGACGGTGTCGATGGACCTCGTCGTTCGGTCCACCCCACCGGCGACGATCTATCACAGCCCGACCGCGTGGACGTGGTACACCCCGGCCGGCCTCGTTGCGGGAGCTCCCGTCACCGTCAACGCCCTTGGGTTCAAGCCCGGTGAGAGTGTTGCGGTCAATCTTGTTAATGCCACCAAGTACTTCGCCAACGGGAATTTCGCTGGCGCCACGGCGACGCCGGTGACTGTCACTGCCGATGGCGAGGGCGCCGTTACCGCAGTCGTCACACTTCCCTCCGGATGGAGTCCCTCGGACGAGCTCGACGCCCTCGTGGCGGGCGGCTCGAGCAAGTACCTCCTCATCTCCGGAGAGGGTCAACCGTCCAACGGGGATCCATCCATTGCGCTCGCTTCCACTGACACCGCCTTCCCCGGAGGTGCGGTCACCCTTGCGGCCGGTGGTTTCGAGGCGGGCGAGACAGTAGCGATTGGGCTCCACTCGGCTTCAGCGCAGGCCTACAACCTCGGTACCCTCACCGCCGATGGCAGCGGCAAGATCAGCGGCAGTGTTTACCTGCCCATTGCTCTCGCCACGGGTGAGTACCGCGTCTGGGCGGGAGCCAGGTCGGAGGGATACCTCCTCGTGAACGCCCCGCTGACGATCGGCGCGAAGCCTTCCACCGACCGCATCGCTGGCGCCAACCGCTACGAGACTGGCGTGCAGATCGCGCAGCGCGTCGAGCCGTTTACGTCCGGTGGGCGTGTGTACCTGGCATCCGGTATCGCCTTCCCTGACGCCCTCGGCGCTGGGCCCCTCGCCGCGCACTTCGATGGCGCGGTGCTGCTCACCAACCCGACGTCGTTGTCTCCCGCCGTCAAGGCCGAGTTGGAACGCCTGAAGCCAGCAGAGGTCGTGGTCATCGGCGGCGACACTGCGGTATCCCCTGCGGTGTTCGACATCGTCAAGGGCCTCGGATTCCCGCACAGCACCGAACGGATCGCGGGCGCCAACCGGTACGAGACGAACCGCTTGATCATCGATGACGTCTTTCCCACCGCCACCACCGCCTACATCGCGACGGGCGCGAACTTCCCCGACGCGCTTGCTGCTGGTCCGGCCGCGATCGCGGAGGACGGCGTCGTCGTGCTCGTGAACGGTGCGAACGCCACGCTGGATGCAGCGACCGTCGCACTGCTCGATGGCCTCGACCTCACCGACATTCGTGTCGTGGGTGGGCCGACGACGGTGAGCCCCGGAATCGAGTCGCAGCTGAACGGCCTGTACCCGGGCCACGTCGTGCGTCTGGCCGGGGCGGACCGCTACAGCACCGCAGCTCTCATCGTGGGTGCCGCGTGGCCTGACGGTGCGCCGGAGGCCATTCTGACCTCGGGAGTGAACTTCCCGGACGCGCTGGGTGCCGGAGCCCTTGGCATCCCGATGCTGACGAGCAAGCCGACCTGTGTGCCTGCAAGCGTTCTCGCGGAGCTGGGTGAACTGCAGGTGTCGGATGTCACGCTCATCGGTGACCCGAACGCGCTGAGTACCGGGGTGGCATCCTTCGCGCGCTGCTAG
- a CDS encoding APC family permease — protein MVTALGEAIAARRSATSLTASSPLAGMRRRTVSTADLVAQSVAAVAPAGVMLINPVGMFGRGGSFAALELGITAGIIVLVALGISLFARRIAAAGSLYTFVTRGLGSTAGMAAGAGLALGYASVSLTTLSGAARQITLLIAPSTASPGPGTNATDLPWAAILIVGALAVLIGTVMIIGARVSTRVMLGIEIVAVSLIIAVSFIVLSATGWDLSPLVPDVAHPPSFSSLVGAVGFGLIAFVGFESGVALGPESKRPLATVPRTLFLTVAVLCVVYLVGVYAQLAVIARYPNDGYESLFQVASTAVQLPGLAVATNLIIAASFVACSLACASALVRLVFTMAREGVLPAFLGATSRRFGTPHQATLVTVAVIALLAALTLAIPGSVLGAVAHRASTLGFVVAYLLVCLAGPVFLVRLREFTLAEALPAFAAGVALGIILVGQIGTVEPDRALGLGITLGIVALVVLWHRVRMSRDPQLRDRTGLYDSPIASDGIAGAEKSDGGGREL, from the coding sequence GTGGTGACGGCGTTGGGTGAGGCCATCGCCGCCAGGCGGTCGGCAACGAGCCTGACGGCGTCATCTCCGCTGGCCGGCATGCGCCGTCGAACCGTCTCCACGGCGGATCTCGTCGCCCAGTCAGTCGCCGCTGTAGCTCCCGCCGGTGTGATGCTCATCAACCCTGTCGGAATGTTCGGCCGTGGGGGTTCCTTCGCGGCGTTGGAACTGGGCATCACCGCGGGCATCATCGTGCTCGTAGCCTTGGGTATCTCACTCTTCGCGAGGCGCATTGCCGCGGCGGGTTCGCTGTACACCTTCGTCACGCGCGGCCTGGGCAGTACCGCCGGGATGGCTGCGGGCGCTGGCCTCGCGCTCGGCTACGCGTCCGTCTCCCTCACGACGCTGAGCGGTGCGGCGCGCCAGATCACTCTCCTCATCGCCCCGTCCACGGCATCCCCCGGCCCGGGGACCAACGCGACCGACCTTCCGTGGGCTGCGATCCTTATCGTCGGCGCACTTGCCGTGCTCATCGGCACCGTCATGATCATCGGAGCCCGCGTCTCAACGCGCGTCATGCTCGGCATCGAGATTGTCGCGGTGAGCCTGATCATCGCGGTGTCGTTTATCGTCCTCAGTGCCACGGGCTGGGACCTGAGCCCGCTGGTGCCGGATGTCGCGCATCCGCCGTCGTTCTCCTCACTCGTGGGGGCTGTGGGGTTTGGCCTCATAGCTTTCGTGGGGTTCGAGAGCGGTGTCGCGCTCGGCCCCGAAAGTAAGCGCCCGCTTGCCACCGTGCCGCGCACCCTCTTCTTGACGGTTGCTGTGTTGTGCGTTGTCTACCTCGTCGGGGTGTACGCACAACTCGCGGTGATCGCGCGGTATCCGAATGACGGATACGAGTCACTCTTCCAGGTCGCATCGACTGCGGTGCAGCTCCCGGGTCTGGCTGTGGCTACCAACCTCATCATCGCCGCCTCGTTCGTGGCCTGTTCTCTCGCGTGCGCGTCGGCCCTCGTGCGTCTGGTCTTCACGATGGCGAGGGAGGGGGTGCTCCCTGCATTCCTGGGTGCCACCTCCAGGAGATTCGGCACTCCACATCAGGCCACTCTCGTGACCGTAGCGGTGATCGCGCTGCTCGCGGCACTCACACTTGCGATTCCCGGCTCCGTACTGGGCGCGGTGGCCCACCGGGCGAGCACGCTCGGATTTGTTGTCGCCTACCTTCTGGTGTGTCTTGCTGGGCCCGTCTTTCTGGTGAGGTTGCGCGAGTTCACCCTGGCCGAGGCGCTTCCCGCATTCGCCGCGGGAGTGGCGCTCGGGATCATCCTGGTCGGTCAGATCGGTACCGTCGAGCCAGATCGGGCGCTCGGCCTCGGCATCACCCTCGGAATCGTTGCCCTTGTCGTGCTCTGGCACCGCGTCAGGATGTCGCGCGATCCCCAGCTGCGGGATCGCACCGGCCTCTACGACAGTCCCATCGCGAGCGACGGGATCGCGGGCGCCGAAAAGAGTGATGGCGGGGGACGCGAATTGTGA
- a CDS encoding transglutaminase family protein has translation MNRLRIKHMTGFHYGGDVTASYNEARMLPVSSDGQLVLFANLEILPISSHHNYVDYWGSRVSSFEILTPHKELSLTATSLVEVRDVQHVDAKLDWDALAEAAERTTSTVEQLKQTARTAPPVEVQDLAREIASSTSDPCEAALAISTALGSAMEYVQGVTAVTSTAAEAWAVRKGVCQDITHLALGALRHVGIPARYVSGYLHPKPDAAIGETVAGESHAWVEWFCGDGWRGFDPTNLIDIGDRHVLVGRGRDYNDVPPLRGVYAGPFGSTLFVKVEITRET, from the coding sequence ATGAACCGACTCCGTATCAAGCACATGACGGGCTTCCACTACGGCGGCGACGTCACCGCCTCGTACAACGAGGCGCGCATGCTCCCGGTGAGTTCGGACGGCCAGCTCGTGCTGTTCGCGAACCTCGAGATCCTGCCGATCTCGAGCCACCACAACTACGTCGACTACTGGGGTTCGCGCGTCTCGTCGTTCGAGATCCTCACCCCCCACAAGGAGCTCTCGCTGACGGCGACGAGCCTCGTCGAGGTGCGCGACGTGCAGCACGTCGACGCCAAGCTCGATTGGGATGCCCTCGCCGAGGCCGCGGAACGCACCACCTCGACCGTGGAGCAGCTCAAGCAGACCGCCCGCACCGCGCCGCCTGTGGAGGTGCAGGACCTCGCTCGCGAGATCGCGAGCTCGACGTCCGACCCGTGCGAGGCGGCCCTCGCCATCAGCACTGCGCTCGGCAGCGCCATGGAGTACGTGCAGGGCGTCACGGCCGTCACGTCCACCGCCGCGGAGGCGTGGGCGGTGCGCAAGGGCGTTTGCCAGGACATCACCCACCTCGCGTTGGGGGCACTCAGGCACGTGGGCATCCCCGCCCGCTACGTGTCGGGGTATTTGCATCCGAAGCCCGACGCGGCGATCGGCGAGACGGTCGCCGGCGAGTCCCACGCGTGGGTCGAGTGGTTCTGTGGAGACGGATGGCGCGGCTTCGACCCGACCAACCTCATCGACATCGGCGATCGTCACGTGCTCGTGGGTCGCGGTCGCGACTACAACGACGTTCCGCCGCTGCGCGGGGTATACGCGGGTCCGTTCGGGAGCACGTTGTTCGTCAAGGTGGAGATCACGCGCGAGACGTAG
- a CDS encoding helix-turn-helix domain-containing protein: MEEVARAGPAISANEIAHKLGLPRASAYRQINSLVREEYLLRHPSMRGFVLGARVVELAHLVAPPTSRPELAIVSSVRERIDEAVHYARYEKGYPILIDEDPASPFLSRERLQSDLTATAIGRLYLSDVKVGEAPPTVDREAHRRIAEATAATGYAQVIGTDTRSRSCLALPVRSRSGILIGALTMSTTASRLDLALRHLGALRTAASEMGALEV; encoded by the coding sequence TTGGAGGAGGTCGCACGCGCAGGCCCGGCGATCTCTGCCAACGAGATAGCCCACAAGCTCGGGCTGCCACGGGCCAGCGCGTACCGGCAGATCAACTCGCTCGTGCGTGAGGAGTATCTGCTGCGGCATCCCAGCATGCGAGGGTTCGTTCTGGGTGCGCGCGTTGTCGAACTCGCACATCTCGTCGCGCCTCCCACCAGCAGGCCGGAGCTCGCGATCGTGTCCTCCGTGCGGGAGAGAATCGACGAGGCGGTGCACTACGCGCGGTATGAGAAGGGTTACCCCATTCTCATCGACGAGGATCCGGCGAGCCCGTTCCTCTCCCGTGAACGGTTGCAGAGCGACCTCACTGCGACGGCGATCGGTCGGCTCTACCTTTCGGATGTGAAGGTGGGAGAGGCGCCACCGACGGTGGACCGTGAGGCGCATCGCAGGATCGCGGAGGCGACAGCCGCAACGGGGTATGCGCAGGTGATCGGCACAGACACCAGAAGTCGATCATGCCTGGCTCTGCCCGTTCGATCTCGCAGTGGCATCCTCATTGGTGCGCTCACCATGTCAACGACGGCCTCCCGCCTGGACCTTGCACTCCGGCACCTCGGCGCCTTGCGCACTGCTGCTAGCGAGATGGGCGCCCTCGAGGTCTGA
- a CDS encoding DUF305 domain-containing protein: protein MTETDTPVAGPSRRSVVSLVAAIVAVAVCVIVAGFAWGASLGSAQGSSVDAKAPASVFPNSADFCYAQMMMPHHQQAVDMSAILLAKEGVSERARKFAEFVQSDQSREITSVEAWTEAWRTEYRSNPPVQTIDDPVTSHGHEPGSELATGGFATEVDVDELVDCGDASDPGRFVAMAGMLTPTQLDELRGATAHDAEILYLQLMIPHHEGALDMSREVVLGGVNHFTIQMARHILNEQQIEIEAMTRMIEEMS from the coding sequence GTGACCGAGACTGATACTCCTGTGGCTGGTCCATCGCGGCGCAGCGTCGTTTCACTCGTTGCCGCGATCGTGGCGGTCGCCGTCTGCGTCATCGTGGCCGGCTTCGCGTGGGGGGCCTCTCTCGGAAGCGCGCAGGGGTCTTCCGTCGACGCGAAGGCTCCGGCATCCGTCTTCCCCAATAGCGCTGACTTCTGTTACGCGCAGATGATGATGCCCCACCACCAGCAGGCGGTCGACATGAGCGCGATCCTCCTCGCGAAAGAGGGGGTGTCGGAGCGCGCGCGCAAGTTTGCCGAGTTCGTCCAGAGCGACCAGTCGCGCGAGATCACCTCGGTGGAGGCGTGGACTGAGGCCTGGCGCACCGAGTACCGGTCGAACCCTCCTGTCCAGACGATCGACGATCCCGTCACATCACACGGCCACGAACCCGGTTCGGAGTTGGCGACGGGTGGGTTTGCGACCGAGGTGGACGTCGATGAGCTCGTCGACTGCGGCGATGCATCCGATCCCGGGCGCTTCGTCGCCATGGCGGGGATGCTCACCCCGACCCAACTCGACGAACTGCGAGGCGCGACGGCGCATGACGCGGAGATCCTGTACCTCCAGCTCATGATCCCGCACCACGAGGGAGCGCTCGACATGTCGCGCGAGGTGGTACTCGGCGGCGTCAATCACTTCACGATCCAGATGGCTCGGCACATTCTCAACGAGCAGCAGATCGAGATCGAGGCGATGACGAGGATGATCGAGGAGATGTCCTGA
- a CDS encoding alpha/beta hydrolase, with the protein MPTFVPVRHDATYVDAQGVTIYYYAWKAAKPKGVIQLLHGLGEHANRYQKLARELVNAGYSVYADDHRGHGRTGMEQYNGDTSKLGRLGVGGMRATIAAIEQFTGIIRAENPEVPLVALGQSWGSLMLQSIINTSSQNYDGIVLTGTAYRTLTDMNSGDLNKNHKHLGTTGNEWLSRDESVHTAFSEDPLNFYAAASKLFGIREGLRLLGRPAKNIEHDIPVLIMIGSEDSLGGEKSIEKLARDYVERSKLTDVTAIVYPGARHEVFNETNRDEVVAELIEWLDSRLTS; encoded by the coding sequence ATGCCCACATTTGTCCCGGTCAGGCATGACGCAACGTACGTGGATGCGCAGGGCGTCACGATCTACTACTACGCGTGGAAGGCGGCGAAGCCCAAGGGGGTCATTCAGCTCCTTCATGGTCTCGGCGAGCACGCCAACCGCTACCAGAAGCTCGCCCGCGAACTCGTCAACGCCGGCTACTCGGTCTACGCCGACGACCACCGCGGCCACGGTCGTACCGGCATGGAGCAGTACAACGGAGACACGAGCAAGCTCGGTCGTCTCGGCGTCGGCGGGATGCGCGCGACGATTGCCGCCATCGAGCAGTTCACGGGCATCATCCGTGCCGAGAACCCCGAGGTGCCCCTCGTGGCGCTCGGGCAGTCCTGGGGCTCGCTCATGCTGCAGAGCATCATCAACACGAGTTCGCAGAACTACGACGGCATCGTGCTCACGGGCACCGCGTACCGCACGCTCACCGACATGAACTCCGGCGACCTCAACAAGAACCACAAACACCTCGGCACGACGGGCAACGAATGGCTGAGCCGCGACGAGTCCGTGCACACCGCGTTCTCGGAGGATCCGCTCAACTTCTACGCCGCAGCATCCAAGCTGTTCGGCATTCGCGAGGGGCTGCGCCTCCTCGGCCGCCCAGCCAAGAACATCGAGCACGACATCCCCGTGCTCATCATGATCGGCAGCGAGGACTCGCTCGGAGGCGAGAAGAGCATCGAGAAGCTTGCCCGCGACTACGTGGAGCGCTCCAAGCTCACGGATGTCACGGCCATCGTCTACCCGGGTGCGCGTCACGAAGTCTTCAACGAGACCAATCGCGACGAGGTCGTTGCAGAACTCATCGAGTGGCTGGACTCCCGCCTCACCTCATGA
- a CDS encoding sugar O-acetyltransferase: MTQNRTERFEALLAEDVDLQRLVAGDWIRYRTSPALQELTWDAHATCTTINRIYYDNQAEAERLFHELIPGAGEGVDFRPPVMIDYGARLVIGDRTFINADFLVIGGGTVTIGSDCLIGPRCGIYTPNHAQDIPRRLDGWELPEPVTIGNNVWLGGSVTITPGVTIGDNSIIGAGSVVTKDIPANVIAVGNPCRPVKPLPA, encoded by the coding sequence ATGACCCAGAACCGTACCGAGCGCTTCGAGGCGCTCCTCGCCGAGGACGTGGACCTCCAGCGTCTCGTCGCGGGGGACTGGATCCGCTATCGCACGTCGCCCGCACTGCAGGAGCTGACGTGGGATGCTCACGCCACCTGCACGACGATCAACCGGATCTACTACGACAATCAGGCCGAGGCGGAGCGTCTCTTCCACGAGCTCATCCCGGGTGCCGGGGAGGGCGTCGACTTCCGGCCGCCCGTCATGATCGACTACGGCGCGCGTCTCGTCATCGGTGACCGCACTTTCATCAACGCGGACTTCCTCGTGATCGGAGGCGGAACGGTCACGATCGGCAGCGACTGCCTGATCGGCCCGCGCTGCGGCATCTACACGCCCAACCACGCCCAGGACATCCCGCGCCGCCTCGACGGGTGGGAGCTGCCAGAACCCGTGACGATCGGCAACAACGTGTGGCTCGGCGGCTCGGTCACCATCACGCCGGGCGTGACCATCGGCGACAACAGCATCATCGGTGCGGGCTCCGTCGTGACGAAGGACATCCCCGCGAACGTCATCGCGGTCGGCAACCCGTGCCGCCCGGTGAAGCCGCTCCCAGCGTGA
- the lepB gene encoding signal peptidase I: MPAELVARPRAGWLVVASAFVAALLLLHVSALSVRVSGASMSPYAGDGAMLLVNTVAPVSRGDVVVAHTPEGWNAGAPERIVKRVVAVAGDRISCCDKNTGSLVLNGQPLDEPYVADASDPSATGFDVVVPEGHVWLLGDNRAVSLDSREHVSDGLSGAVPRASILGVVWWRLPF, from the coding sequence ATGCCCGCCGAGCTCGTCGCTCGCCCCCGCGCGGGCTGGCTCGTTGTCGCGTCTGCCTTCGTCGCTGCCCTGCTTCTCCTGCATGTCTCGGCCCTGTCTGTGCGCGTCTCCGGGGCGTCGATGAGCCCCTACGCGGGGGATGGCGCGATGCTGCTCGTCAACACCGTCGCCCCCGTTTCGCGCGGTGACGTGGTTGTCGCCCACACGCCGGAAGGTTGGAACGCGGGTGCGCCGGAGCGCATCGTCAAGCGGGTGGTTGCGGTGGCTGGTGACCGCATCAGCTGCTGTGACAAGAACACCGGATCGCTCGTGCTCAATGGACAGCCACTCGACGAGCCATATGTTGCGGATGCTTCGGACCCGAGCGCGACGGGGTTCGATGTCGTCGTACCGGAGGGCCACGTGTGGCTCCTCGGCGACAACCGGGCAGTGTCCCTCGACTCTCGGGAGCACGTGTCGGATGGTCTGTCGGGTGCAGTGCCGCGTGCATCCATTCTCGGAGTTGTGTGGTGGCGACTCCCCTTCTGA
- a CDS encoding alpha-E domain-containing protein — MLSRIAESLFWIGRYVERADGTARILDVHLQLLLEDPWIEEDLACRSLLSVMGSPEPEDTVLTRQDILTVLAVDRNEPASIAFSLGAARENARRAREIVSTELWECLNTTRARMPRKVSSDKVHEFFGWVRERSALAVGIIESATSRDEAWQFFTLGRSIERADMTARLLATRSLTEASGPSWTTILRSCGAYEAYLRTYRGVPSARNAAEFLLLDRLFPRSILFSVTRAVNCLKEIEPRSDRVGVSDQAQRLLGQIRSELEYRPISEILEDLTMHMDNVQSATSAASEAIRQRYFPTQVAPSWVGETT; from the coding sequence ATGCTCTCCCGTATCGCAGAGTCACTGTTTTGGATCGGCCGCTACGTCGAGCGCGCCGACGGCACCGCCCGCATCCTCGACGTCCACCTCCAGCTCCTCCTCGAGGACCCCTGGATCGAGGAGGACCTCGCCTGCCGGTCGCTCCTCAGCGTCATGGGCAGCCCCGAGCCCGAGGACACCGTGCTCACGCGTCAGGACATCCTCACGGTGCTCGCGGTCGACCGCAACGAGCCAGCATCCATCGCCTTCTCCCTCGGCGCCGCCCGCGAGAACGCCCGGCGCGCCCGCGAGATCGTCAGCACCGAGCTGTGGGAGTGCCTCAACACCACGAGGGCACGGATGCCACGCAAGGTCTCGAGCGACAAGGTCCACGAGTTCTTCGGCTGGGTCCGTGAGCGTTCGGCGCTCGCGGTCGGCATCATCGAGTCGGCGACGAGTCGCGACGAGGCATGGCAGTTCTTCACCCTCGGCCGCAGCATCGAGCGCGCCGACATGACGGCCCGCCTGCTTGCCACAAGGTCACTCACCGAGGCGAGCGGCCCGAGCTGGACCACGATCCTGCGCTCCTGTGGCGCGTACGAGGCGTACCTGCGCACCTACCGTGGCGTGCCGAGTGCCCGCAATGCGGCGGAGTTCCTGCTGCTCGATCGGCTCTTCCCCCGCAGCATCCTGTTCTCGGTCACTCGCGCGGTGAACTGCCTCAAGGAGATCGAGCCGCGCAGCGATCGCGTGGGCGTCTCCGACCAGGCGCAGCGCCTGCTCGGCCAGATCCGCAGCGAGCTGGAGTACCGGCCCATCTCGGAGATTCTCGAGGACCTCACGATGCACATGGACAATGTGCAGTCCGCGACATCCGCCGCGTCCGAGGCGATCCGCCAGCGCTACTTCCCGACACAGGTTGCCCCGAGCTGGGTGGGTGAGACGACATGA